One region of Microscilla marina ATCC 23134 genomic DNA includes:
- a CDS encoding class I SAM-dependent methyltransferase translates to MRGLKNIVWKLLNFIGVGGAINLHLQSGLKDDGWFVSYHKKQSVDKNSKPIPWLNYPFIKFLETRLNKDMDIFEFGCGNSTIWYAQRVKRVTSVEHHEGWFNQIKAQIPQNAQLMLKKLEDDDSYEKSVRTSGDKYQVIIVDGRKRNESIKESLHSIADNGIIILDNSERDNYTSGKMTLTANGFKEIAFWGIAPSAAHNTCTSLFYRPNNCFNI, encoded by the coding sequence ATGCGAGGATTAAAAAATATAGTTTGGAAGTTGCTGAATTTTATTGGCGTTGGTGGGGCTATCAATTTACACTTACAAAGTGGTTTGAAAGACGATGGTTGGTTTGTAAGTTACCACAAAAAACAATCTGTAGACAAAAACTCCAAGCCTATTCCTTGGCTAAATTATCCTTTCATTAAATTTCTTGAGACCAGACTTAACAAAGATATGGACATATTTGAGTTTGGTTGTGGGAACTCTACAATATGGTATGCCCAGCGGGTAAAAAGGGTTACATCGGTAGAACATCATGAAGGTTGGTTTAATCAAATTAAAGCACAAATACCTCAAAATGCTCAACTAATGCTCAAGAAACTGGAAGATGACGACAGCTACGAAAAAAGCGTCAGGACATCTGGCGATAAGTACCAGGTAATTATTGTAGATGGTCGCAAAAGAAATGAGTCCATCAAAGAATCGCTTCACTCTATTGCCGATAATGGGATAATCATACTTGACAACTCTGAAAGAGATAATTATACATCTGGAAAAATGACTTTAACAGCCAATGGTTTTAAGGAAATTGCTTTTTGGGGCATAGCTCCCTCTGCTGCGCATAACACTTGTACTTCTCTGTTTTATAGACCAAACAACTGTTTCAATATTTAA
- the wecB gene encoding non-hydrolyzing UDP-N-acetylglucosamine 2-epimerase, which produces MKVLFIFGTRPEAIKMAPLIHEFKKHTAINTKICITAQHREMLDQVLEFFNITPDYDLNLMSPNQTLFDITAKALKGLEGVLDTEKPDLVFVQGDTTTCFVGALAAFYKKIKVAHIEAGLRSFNKYSPFPEEINRGLTGKIADYHFAPTAKAKNNLETEGYKDNIFVVGNTVTDALFLGLDILKNTPSPQHSALFSHINFDKRVILVTGHRRESFGKPFQNLTNAILEIAQGHPDVEIVYPVHLNPNVRSVVNQTLSGVKNIHLTEPLNYADLIWLLNQSYMVLTDSGGIQEEAPALGKPVLVMRDVTERVEGIEAGTAKLVGTNREVIVTETQKLLSDASHYQTMSQAVNPYGDGTTSKQVLDILLTVEENING; this is translated from the coding sequence ATGAAAGTATTATTTATTTTTGGAACACGACCTGAGGCAATCAAAATGGCTCCTCTGATTCATGAGTTTAAAAAGCATACTGCCATCAACACTAAGATATGCATTACTGCCCAGCACCGGGAAATGTTGGATCAGGTACTTGAGTTTTTTAATATTACACCTGACTACGACCTCAACCTGATGTCACCCAATCAAACACTATTTGATATTACTGCCAAAGCCCTCAAAGGACTGGAAGGTGTGTTAGACACCGAAAAACCAGATTTAGTGTTTGTACAAGGCGATACTACCACTTGTTTTGTTGGAGCCCTGGCAGCTTTTTATAAAAAAATAAAAGTTGCCCACATAGAAGCTGGGCTTCGAAGCTTTAACAAATACTCTCCCTTTCCGGAAGAAATAAATCGGGGGCTTACCGGCAAAATAGCTGATTATCACTTTGCACCTACTGCCAAAGCAAAAAATAACTTGGAGACAGAAGGGTATAAAGACAATATTTTTGTGGTAGGCAATACCGTAACGGACGCTTTGTTTCTGGGTTTGGATATTTTAAAAAATACCCCCTCACCCCAGCATTCCGCACTTTTTTCGCACATTAATTTCGATAAAAGGGTTATACTGGTAACCGGACACCGACGCGAAAGTTTTGGCAAGCCTTTTCAGAACTTAACCAATGCCATACTGGAAATTGCCCAGGGGCATCCTGACGTAGAAATAGTATACCCAGTACACCTCAACCCCAACGTGAGAAGTGTAGTAAATCAAACACTTTCTGGAGTTAAAAATATTCACCTGACCGAACCCCTCAACTACGCCGATTTGATATGGCTCTTGAACCAGTCGTACATGGTGCTGACCGATTCAGGGGGTATTCAGGAAGAAGCTCCTGCCTTGGGCAAGCCAGTGCTGGTGATGCGCGACGTAACCGAAAGGGTAGAAGGTATAGAAGCAGGTACCGCCAAACTGGTAGGCACCAATCGCGAGGTAATTGTGACAGAAACTCAAAAACTTTTGTCAGATGCAAGTCATTATCAGACAATGTCTCAGGCAGTAAATCCTTATGGAGACGGCACAACCAGCAAACAAGTGCTCGACATTTTATTAACAGTAGAAGAGAATATTAATGGATAA
- a CDS encoding glycosyltransferase, translating to MKVLFLFGGLPHYYNKILNKLNDIPELEISVIVPKKDGQSLGKGVYETNKGINFKVIRLKEYKAFYKKPFFKDIKQTIKEEQPQAIVIGWPYFLGFLFSPALRKLLKKQNIKLIHKDIPYKMPKYQDTIKYYASGKGFVDENLEDDQKKTSGLLFYIKFKFLAYLRKKYFNWVDAHVDYIEEAYEIFESYGVPKERIHIIYNSPDTDYILNVREQLLKEPPLLAPNPYRLIHVGRLVKWKKVHLLVEAVRRLKPEFSEIELVIVGGGPEEDNLKAQVKEAGLEANTTFTGPIHETKELGRYLLDSSVYVLAGVGGLSINDAMCFDKAVICSECDGTEKKLLREDYNGRFFENDNVDDLTQQIRILLSDPDKIKVMGQNSLGIIQNEINVHTVIKGYVDAFKFVNKGTLITEG from the coding sequence ATGAAAGTATTATTCCTGTTTGGAGGGCTGCCTCATTATTACAATAAAATACTAAACAAGCTCAACGATATACCTGAACTGGAAATATCTGTAATAGTCCCCAAAAAAGACGGGCAAAGCTTGGGCAAAGGAGTATATGAAACTAACAAAGGCATCAACTTTAAAGTCATTCGTCTGAAAGAATACAAAGCTTTTTACAAGAAACCGTTTTTTAAAGACATCAAGCAAACTATTAAAGAAGAACAGCCCCAAGCTATAGTGATTGGCTGGCCTTACTTTTTGGGCTTTTTGTTCAGTCCTGCTTTGCGAAAGCTGCTCAAAAAACAAAATATAAAGCTTATTCATAAGGACATTCCTTATAAAATGCCTAAATACCAGGATACCATCAAGTATTATGCATCAGGCAAGGGCTTTGTAGACGAAAACCTGGAAGATGATCAGAAAAAAACCTCCGGGCTGTTGTTTTATATCAAGTTTAAGTTTTTGGCATACTTACGCAAAAAATATTTCAACTGGGTAGATGCTCATGTAGATTATATAGAAGAAGCTTACGAAATATTCGAAAGCTACGGGGTACCAAAAGAACGTATCCATATTATTTACAATTCGCCCGATACCGACTATATTCTGAACGTAAGAGAACAGTTGCTCAAAGAACCTCCGTTGCTTGCTCCTAACCCTTACCGTCTTATTCATGTAGGGCGCTTGGTTAAATGGAAAAAGGTACACTTGCTTGTGGAAGCAGTAAGGCGTTTAAAACCTGAGTTTTCTGAAATAGAACTGGTAATAGTGGGAGGTGGTCCCGAAGAAGACAACCTAAAAGCTCAGGTAAAAGAAGCCGGGCTTGAGGCAAATACTACCTTTACGGGACCTATTCATGAAACCAAAGAGCTAGGCAGGTACCTGCTCGACTCCAGTGTATATGTGCTGGCGGGGGTGGGTGGCTTAAGTATCAACGATGCCATGTGTTTTGATAAGGCAGTGATTTGCTCAGAATGCGATGGTACCGAGAAAAAGCTTTTAAGAGAAGACTACAATGGTAGATTTTTCGAAAACGACAATGTAGATGACCTTACCCAGCAAATCCGGATATTGCTTTCCGACCCAGACAAAATTAAGGTGATGGGGCAAAACTCGCTGGGCATTATACAAAATGAAATTAATGTACACACGGTAATTAAGGGCTATGTTGATGCTTTTAAGTTTGTAAACAAAGGCACACTGATTACAGAAGGCTAA
- the wecC gene encoding UDP-N-acetyl-D-mannosamine dehydrogenase has product MDKSVQVTMMGLGYIGLPTAALIASRKIQVTGVDINAQVIETVNKGEIHIIEPDLEGLVKYTVEKGYLKASTKATPADVYLIAVPTPFKDNHVPDLSYIKAVIENITPLLKEGDLVIIESTSPVGTTEKMFEFIKAKRPELASKIYFAYCPERVLPGKIIYELERNDRVIGGINEESTLKACKFYQLFVKGTLHRTNARTAEMCKLVENSSRDVNIAFANELSMICEQAQINVWELIELANRHPRVNILQPGPGVGGHCIAVDPWFIVNAYPKEAQIIAQARNINNYKTEWVIEKIKNTALQFELDNKHKPVIACMGLAFKPNIDDLRESPAKYIAEMLQNTEPDILLVEPNIETLAKGKTLTSTSTAMQKADIIVFLVAHQKFNFLKEQLSESKALVLDFCGFLHN; this is encoded by the coding sequence ATGGATAAAAGCGTACAAGTAACCATGATGGGGCTGGGCTATATTGGTTTGCCTACTGCCGCACTTATTGCCAGCCGAAAAATACAGGTAACAGGTGTCGACATTAACGCACAGGTAATAGAAACAGTAAACAAAGGTGAAATACATATTATAGAACCCGACTTAGAGGGTTTAGTAAAGTATACAGTAGAAAAGGGCTACCTGAAAGCCAGCACTAAAGCCACCCCGGCAGATGTTTACCTTATTGCAGTGCCTACTCCTTTTAAGGACAATCATGTGCCCGATTTGTCTTATATAAAAGCAGTGATCGAAAATATCACTCCTTTGCTCAAAGAAGGTGATCTTGTAATTATAGAATCAACCAGCCCAGTAGGTACTACCGAAAAAATGTTTGAATTTATTAAGGCAAAACGCCCTGAACTTGCCAGTAAAATCTATTTTGCCTATTGCCCAGAAAGGGTACTGCCAGGTAAAATCATTTATGAACTGGAAAGAAACGACCGAGTAATTGGGGGAATAAATGAAGAATCAACCCTCAAGGCCTGCAAGTTTTACCAGTTGTTTGTAAAAGGTACTCTGCACAGAACAAATGCCCGTACCGCCGAAATGTGCAAACTGGTAGAAAACTCTTCGCGTGATGTAAATATTGCTTTCGCCAATGAGTTATCAATGATTTGCGAACAAGCTCAAATTAATGTTTGGGAGCTTATAGAGCTTGCAAATCGCCACCCAAGGGTTAACATTTTGCAGCCTGGTCCGGGTGTGGGTGGGCATTGTATTGCGGTTGACCCTTGGTTTATTGTAAACGCTTACCCCAAAGAGGCCCAAATAATTGCTCAGGCACGAAACATTAATAATTATAAGACCGAATGGGTCATCGAAAAAATAAAAAATACAGCTTTGCAGTTCGAGCTTGATAATAAACATAAGCCTGTAATTGCCTGCATGGGTCTTGCTTTTAAGCCCAATATCGACGATTTGAGAGAATCGCCTGCCAAATACATTGCTGAAATGTTGCAGAACACCGAACCAGATATTCTGTTAGTAGAACCCAATATAGAAACCTTGGCAAAGGGCAAAACGCTTACCTCGACAAGCACTGCTATGCAAAAAGCCGATATTATTGTGTTTTTAGTAGCTCACCAAAAGTTTAATTTTTTAAAAGAACAGTTGTCTGAATCAAAGGCTTTGGTACTGGATTTTTGTGGGTTTCTTCATAACTAA